The sequence below is a genomic window from Cucumis melo cultivar AY chromosome 5, USDA_Cmelo_AY_1.0, whole genome shotgun sequence.
AAATTAGGATGCCTCCAAAAACACGAATGATTGTTTTATGTGAAATATCTTTCCTAGTCCCTTTCACACTTTTTTTAACCAAGCACAAGTAAACCTCTTTTTTTAACCATGATTTCTCTAGTTGTATCAGTTATCAGTTTTTTAATCTACTCTACCACTACTTTATCCAGGAGTAACAAATTTGGCCCTATCACAATTGGAGAGTGGACCGTTAACCCACTCCACATTTACGGGAAGGATTATGGAAAACCTTCTCGCTCCTTCCTCCatcttcttttctctcttttctacCTTCAAATCCTTCTTCAATTCTTCTCACTCCTTCCTCAATCCTTCtaacactactataataatATTTCTCCAAAATGGATGCCATCATAACACTACTCATCATAATCCTTTTTACAAATACacactatcataacactaattCTTCCATAAATCAACTATCCCCAAACGTCCCCTAAGTATTCTAAGTATAACTTGAAACTAGAGTTTTTTCGAGAATATTATCAAATGCGATTGTTAACTTATTTGACTTTAGTTTAGGATTCTAAGTCATTTATTCTTTACGTATATGGCTATAGCCAACTTACATAAATAAAAACACGCTCCAAAATCCTAATGATTTTATTATATGTtatcaaaaaaacaaaaaaatctgacgtataatttattttcatagatttttttttacatgattatTTCAGTATTAGATACAACATTTGTATATTAATCTAGGTAATAGGAAATAAACTCAATataaaagaaatagaagaagtTGTTATTAAACTAAAGAGAATTGGAAGTTTAGAGTTTGAAATTGAAGAAATGTTGTAAACCaagtaaaacaataaagattGATAAAAGGAAATACAAATTAAATGAAATCAAACAATGTTGGAAGTTTAAGATAAGTGTTGAATAGGAGAAAATTACAAAGTAATGTTGACTACCCTTAAttccaaaaaaacaaaaacacacaATCCTTCTTCCTCAATTTAATTCTGCCCAAAAAGGTTCAAATCTTAACTTAATTCCGTGATTATTAGAGTCAAAAGTAACTGAAACCAATCAATACCTTAGATTTATGATCCAAATAAGTCTAAAAAATGAAACTTATAAGATAAGTAGATCGGTGACGTATTTCCAACTATATTCTATCAAAAGTTGATGGTTTAATCTCCTATTCTTGAAATTGTCGACTAAGATTGGTGACGGAATGAATCTTACGTAATGACTCAATTATGAACTAAATTATTACTATAACGTCGTTTTTTCCTGAAATTGATGAATTTTGTattgtatatatatgttttatattcaacgaatatttttcaaatgaaaCTCTATTTTGGAGATCGAACTCATAACATTCATAACATTCATTCAATTTAAGTTAAGTAGAAGACTTACCAAATATTCAAGTGCAATTTGACCAAATTTGACCAATGGAAAACTAATGGTTGAACTATTTTGAAGCATTTCATATTAAGACTTGTAGGGACCAAAAAGAGATTAGATTATATTGAAAGTAATTAGCAATTGATGACTATGGTGTGGATTAGAGATGTTAGGAGGTACTTAATTGTTGGGACCAAAACTACTTGTGAGACTTGGGACCAAAGGGATATTTATGAAACCTTAGTTATGCAAGTAATTGGATATATGACCTAACAACAACTATTTCACTTTTTTTAATAGGACCACATTGCAGTTggttccctctctctctctatctctctctctttctgaGGCCTATTTTGCATAATTTATGGATCAACTTCAACAAACTTATGTGGATAATAAACCTCAAACAAAGATAGACTAGTGAAGATATTATTGATCAGAGCCAAATTTATGTTGGATATTTTCTCTAAATTAATGGAGGATTGTATTTGATTCCATATGATATCTCTAGGTGTTTTTAGCTTGATTATTATTTGAGCATTAAACTAGCATGGAAGGTTATGtttgaaatgattttttaagtgcttgaaaaatgttttaaatttaaaataaatagtaaatTTTTAAACATTTGAAAAAGTACAAGTACGTTCAAAGTTTTACGGTCTAATTGTTGTATAATGATTTGAGTTTAAATTCTAAATGAGTCTCTTTTGgtaactatttgattttttgtttggttcttttttaaagttaaatttatATACTCTTAAAAAAATTTCCTTGTCGTCTTTACtatataaaagaatttaattcctaaccaaattccaaaaaccaaaagttttttttttctttttgttagttttcaaaattggtaaaagtagataacaaaataaaaaaaaactttagagGTTCCAATTCCTATCCCTGTTATTCATATTTTGTAAGATATACAAATTATCAATAGAATGTTTCTTACCCATAGATGGGCCCATCAAATGTTGATGCAAAAATTCAGGCAAGAGAAATACACATGTCCATCAAGTGTCTTGaatgatttctttccatttctGTCATGTTGCACAATTGTGTTGTATatttattaaactaaaaaaaataaaatcccaAAGAATTTAAAGAGCACAGCGTTCACGAATCGTGTTTAATTATGAGAAATTTTAACAATAATTAGCAAATAAATTACAATAAACAATTTTATATTCGATGGAAAAAATTGCCATCACTAAGAACGCCTATAATAGAAGGGTAAAATAGAAGCTTTTACATATTGTATAAATTTCCGTTTCTAAATAACCCAATACTCGAGACCAGTTGATGCCAAGTATTATGTAAGGAAGGAAGCGTTTGATCCAAGAGAGTTGGAGTAAGAGTGGGACAACTAGACTTGGAGTTCACAAGGTCCTTTATAATGATTAATAACTCATCCACGCAAACCATATGAAGCATCATAGCATACTAAACATTTTATAACGTATTACCTTCGCGATGGTCATGTCTATCGTAAGCTCAACATGATTTCCATCTTTCGATAAATCTTTCTGTTGTATATTCCAAATTTTTCTCCTGGTTGCATTTTTTGGATGAGAAAAATGGGGATAGAAATAAAGACGATCATGGATTACACATGACAACTTATTTTAAAAGATTCGTGGGTTCCAAGCTCTACTACTTGCTAAAGTAGGTATATCGCAACAGTAGATtaacaattattttttaagaaaattaagacTAACATGTTCCCTTAAACTTAAAACATCCATAAATTTTTTATGAAGGGAAGGGTTCgttaaacttttaatttcatGTGGTAGTCACTTACACATTTAACACTTCCAAACTTTCAAACTACAAAAACAACGACCAATTTCATTACCCCCAGCCCActattttctttattgttcaAATCAGTTTATACACATTTCACCTAATCTCACAagactatttttcttttaaccaGGTGAGAAATAGACATCCAAACAAACAAGCAACTGGTTTTCACCCTTTGTAATGAGGCCTTGAGTAACATAAATGTCATGTTGATATACATCTTTCCTTCATTAAAAATCAAGTGAAGAAGGATTGCCAAACCTGGGCTTCAAGAACACATTGCCTTCTCCAACACTTCTTGCAATTCTCCGCTTTTGTATGCTTCTGTaaccaaaaataaataaaaagtaagaaagaagatgaaattttTTACAATAAAACTAAATATTGTACTAAGACTTtagtataattaattataaaaaattaaaatcaggAGGATGTAATTAgtttaagaaattaaataacTTGAGTCTATTTACATGTCTAGCATCTTCAAGCAATCACATTACTCAAATAAAGACTTCTAAAAAAGGTTCCCTTGTTCTGAACACCTGCCTACGTAGAAATTTCATCGATCacataaaggaaaaagaaaaaatatgttTCGATGGCACATTTTGATCGAATGTTCATTAGAAAATTGTAAACAATgactaaaattattttttatggaAAAAGGTTAAGTGTTACAATTTTAATTCTTGAACTCTGATATTTGTGTCTATTTGATTGCTGTACTTTCAAGCGTCTAATAAGTCCTTAAATTTTCACTTTCGGGTCTATTAAGTTCTTGAAAGACAAATGTTTACTCGATATACACTTTGATCTCCAAGACTTCGAAAGTATCAACCAATATCTACCCCTTTTATGTCCCCTATTCAAGAGAAAGATATCTTCGTGGGTATCATCAATTATGAAAAAAAGATTCCAGAAACTTTACCAACTGTTATGTCACAACCACCAAAGAACTCTCCATCTATATACAGCTGAGGAAAGGTTGGCCAGTTAGAATACTCCTTCAGTCCTTGTCTCAATAGTTCGTTCTCTAGGATGTTTATAGTCTCGAAGTGCACATTTAAAGACTTCAATATTTGCACTACAGTGTGGGAAAATCCACATTGTGGGAAGTCTTTAGATCCCTTCATAAACAGAACAACTTTCTCCGATGTAATGACCTTGTCGATTGTTGTTTTTAGCTCAGGAGACAATCCTGCCATAAGAAAAGCAGAAAGTCCACACAACTTTTTAATGTTTCCAAAAGTGACGAAGCATTCCAGCATTCATGAAATAGCTGACTTCATGAAATTTCGACTGACCAAGACTTGGCCAGAGCTTTTTCAGAAGTACAATGCCAATGCATGATCTTTTTTAGATGGAAAAACCGCACTAGTGCAAAGAAAAGGATATAGAAAGGgcataaataatatatatatatatatatataaaacaaattcCACACCAGAAGGAGCCAATAcaataaattaaactaaaagaaAGAGCTTTTAACTACTAGAAAAAGTGGGGACAGTGTCTAATCTATTAGACTATTTATGAAACTTAAAAGTAATTATAATGTAAATGCTAACACCTAAGCCTCAATAACTAATTTTTCATGCCGTCTTCTGAGCAAGCTCTTGATGTAGGTGAACCTGCTCGAGAATTTTTCGTTTGTGTGCGTAGGTGGAGATTTCCAATTTCCAATTACAAATAAGTAAGAAACAAATTGATGTTCatctttaaaattttttggACTAGATGACCATTAATTGATCGGTTATTCCTAATTCTAgagtaaaaaaaattgttaagtCACACTATGCAAATTTGAAATAGGCTAAAAAAGTAACTGTTACTAACTAAACATATAGCTACAACAAATACAGGCAAAAGTAAGCCATTAACCCTAAAAAAAGGGCTTACTTCGAAGGTGCACAGTCTATACCAAAGTCAAGAAGTAAATAAAATGCAACAAACTTGTGGCTACATAGGAAAGCAAGTATGTGCGTATGTATAATGAGGACTATTTCTGAAATCTCTTGCAAGATAATGATAGAAGTCCCAATGAGTATTCTTATGTGAGAAACTTGATGACAATAGGATCAAATCCTACAGCAACAAAGATGATATGCCACAGCCATGTGCACAATTCATATTGGTGAATGTGAATCACAAACGTCATGACATTTTAACATGGACACTTCACACATCAAGCAATAAAATTAAAGAGTTGGGGTATATATTTGATGCATAGCAGAAGTATGTAGTCTTGAGACAATTAATAATTCTTTATAAGAAACCAagcttttttaagaaaaatgtaagAAAAACGAAAGGATGTAAAAGGGGATACAAAAAAAAAGGCCAAAAAGGAATCTGCCACCACTTACAAGAAAAAAATCCGATCCAAAAGAATAAGACATAATTGATAATCACAAAAAATCTTATTTGTGGAAACTCACGAAGAGGCATTACATCTCACCACATCACAAAGCTCCTTCAAAGATCTCTCAACTTCCTAAAGGTACTGTTTCTCTCAAGCCACATCCCCACAAAATTGTAAAACAGCATGCCTACCATAACAATATAACTGTCATGAAAGGAAGGGTGAGTGGACAACAACTCCATAAGAGAGGGTCCAGGTCCTCTTCATGACATATGCAGAGAACAGACCATTGTGGTTGCAATACAAAATAAGATTGTCGTTGGACGTTATCTTGGGAGTTCAATCTCCCATGCAAGATTTTCTAGGTCAAGAACTTAACTTCCTTAGAAATTTAACCTAccaaatagaagaaaaaaaggaggCTCCCTGGACGGGAGAGGGGAGCAAAGCACAATGAAATATGTACAACAAGGAGCCCATTAAAGGAAGAGGTTTCCAGACCCTAACATCCTTCTCCCCATAAACCCCCGATATGAAAGAATGGAGATAATGCCCTCAACCTCCAAAGTCTCGCTGTTGGTGAGAGGACAACAAAAACCCAAAGAGAGGGATGCAAATATTGAGAAGATAAAAAAGAGGCCACCGAGTGTAACCTCATTTTAGACAAATGATAAAGCTAAGGGAACAAGACACAAAGGGGCTTCTCACCTTCCCATCACTCCTCCCAAAGGCCAAAACTAAGTATCAGACCCGATCACAAAAAGAAACAGATCAAAACTGAACCACATGGCTATTTATCAGTTTTATACTTTGCAAAATTGAGCCAAGCAAGTGGTTCTACTCTATTTCTTTCCTTTCCAATAACTCTCCTTTGACCATAATCAGCACAACATAAGTAAAGGCAAGTAAGTCCCTCAGAAAGAAGATTTTCTTCCAAGGAAAACAAAAATAGCAAGTGTTGAATACCACCTAAAACATCTTAGTAAAGAAAACCACTCCTTGCTTCAACGGCAGTATAAATCTTTAACACACTAATCAAATGCCAGTGACCCAAGCTATTAAGTATTAACCAATTCAAAATGGTTAAAGGTCAGTTGGTTTGTTAGAAGTTATTTTGTAATTGGGTTATTACATTTGCCTATTTATACTTGGGGGAATTCCTTTGTAAAATCACAGAGAATTGAATAAAAGATCCGTAAACCAAATGAACTTTTCCCCTTAAATCTCCCGCAATTTCCACCCCATAAAAAACAATTAATTCAATCAACTCTCACGAAAAAACCGGTTCCAAACTAACCCAATTCAGAATAACAAACATGATTTCACAAAGTCAACCCCACATGTTGGTCACAAGCCTCCATCAGATAACAGCaatcaatttaaataaataagccCGAAAAGATACAAAACGAAACAATCGGAgcacaaaatgaagaaaaagggaaaaataagaaattaccCGAGAGGCAGCGGAAGGATCCGAAATTCCGTCCAGATTTTGAAATTGGATGGAGATGTTGCAAACTGTGATTAAGGTGGTGGGCGTGGCGCTGCCGAGGCGAAGTGGGGAAGGGGAGAGGACGAAGAGAAAGGGTTTTATTGGTAaaagaagaggaggaggaagaaggaaATGGAGGTAGTAGTAGTTGAAAAGTTCCAACAGACGACatttttgtttgaattcttcttcttcttcttcttcttcttcttcttcttcttcttctttttggaACTGCTGAGGATTTTGGTGGTACAAACAGAGAGCCACAGAGGTTGCTGTCTTGTGCAAAATACCCTGGTCGGACCCGACTCTCGCACACTTCCgatatatgatttttttttaataacgttatttaaataaattgttggaaaaatattttagaaaatagtATAGCGAAATCGTACACCATGAATACAACTTGGTTAATGGATCGAGTATACGACTTCAACTTAGGTATTGAAATTGTGTAGAGTTAGCTGTCTATCCAGTGTGGCAATGTTGGTTAACAAGTTGTCCTACACACAATTTCAAAATGAAGTTGTGGATCTAATATATGACCTCgtcaaaaaaacaaaaggaaaaccCTAAAATAATCTTTCTGTTATGTTACTTtccattcaaaaaaaaaaaaaagaacaaagagaAAACTATGGTTGTTGCCGTCCAATCGTTCATTATTCATTCTAGCTACCATCTAAGGTATGAtgttcttttctctttttatacATTTTTGTTCTACAAAAGTATAGGATACGAAGTTCATGATTTTGTTTATTTAGTGTAAATCTATTTGGTATACATTTTTGTTTAAGGTAGTGTAGATTTATTTGtacaatttttgtttatttagtgTAAATCTATCTGGTatgaatttcatatttttctttttataaataatatattgcATTGTGATTAGAATGTTCTAGAGTTTATGTTTTAATTGTCGATTATGTTATTAGGTATGCTTGCATtgtaaatattataaaaatctATTTGTATAATTTTTGTTCTATAAAGGTGTGGGTATATATTGGACATGATGTAGATGTATTTTAAGTATGACTATATTTGGATTTGGATTGATTAGGCAAGTAGAGTTTCGACTTAGGTATTGAACTATTCTTTTTGTTCGATTAGAGTAATGTTGAAATGATTAGAATtcatgtcctaaaactcgtagtttgagatttaaaatcatattttattcaataacgTTGTTATTAAGGAATTATCagtgaaattgaatactataatcttgaatataataaactaaggtcttAAGGTTCTATTgagtaaacttaaactttatgtataCATAAGCATGGGTCAAatttgagtatatagcctaaatggtctataatatataaataaggtGTAACCTgctttatagttagtacaaacaatgtgatcctgaatcattcGTGTGAAGATATAAAACTGGAGTATCTTATGTAAAAAGTTTACATAATACTAGAGCCATGAAATAGTCTCTTTATGTTATAATACCGTTTATTgtataaaattgactattttgtttattgataacctaggtaatttaatattaatattgagctaactatgaactcctattcacaagagattattcttaagtttgcaaatgtgagggcagctcatcagtGTTGACACAGTAActctcccatttcaagggtaagattGGGTGGATAGTTGGAGACATAGAGTGTAAGATAAGTTCACTCATGCCCATCGTCGTCACATGCCTGAGACGACGCGAAGCGGTTGACGACCTCAAAATGGTtagtttaaaacaaaatatgagtcaccaccaatcttttttacggtatGATTGAGCAtcgaaataaagtaaataattttgaataaatcataaaaaaaatggtgtacgaaaactagagttgagttcggaagtcatttgtgtatgaaaaaggtgttagcaccccacaACACCCGTTTAAAAAACAGTGGCCAAATTTCAcatcttgaattgaaaatattctttaatatctttaaaaaactaatgtcttattttacccatcattactccaatatttgacgcaatgatctcataaaataagtggaaagtattctatcaattagattatgttgaagaaaatcttctcacctcaagaaagtgagaaattagtataatttctcaaaatctgTCATAAGAATAATCTTCTAAAAaagagattttttaaaaaagctattaattaaaatgattttttcttgagatcaaatcttggactccAAAAAATGTGacccctcacctcaagaattctaagaaatcgAATTCCTAAATTTATTAGATTTCGTCGTAagattttgtttaagaaaaatggtataagttattagaaaagattgattaagaaaccttatgaaatcaaagattaaattttgtatgtttgaaaatcataaaaaaagttataactttaaaagaaaaaaaattctaaatgattttttttaaaaaaaaagttttgtgaaagattttaaaacttggagaatttttaaattagaaggattttaaaatattgaaaattttagtgagaaagagttgaaaattttaaatagaaaataaaatgagGCTTAATAGAAAAATTAGATAATTAAGTAGAAACAAGCGTAAAAGAAGCACCATAACAAATTATgtaaacataaaataacatattaagattttaataaaaagatattGGAGATCAATCTCAGActtccaaagaatcgatctCTCCTCATCTCAAGAATTCTAAGAAATTGGACTCTCAAATTTCCTAAACTCCGTCGTTGGATGcttttaaagataaataatttaaaatgttaacaaatttgaacaattaattagcaacaataacatattaaattgaccacaaaagaaggaaaaataaaatattaaataacatataaaagaaacaataatcaatatgagaaaaatattaaaaaaacgataatcaagatgagaaaatatTGATGAAGCAATAATCAAtgctataaaagaaaaaaagaattaaataaataaaaatatcaattatatacaaaaaaaataaaaaataaataaagatacAATAGGTAAAGTATAaagcttaagaataaattaacaaagaaaatacataataataaataaaaaagagataTCAACGAGGTATGaaaaatatgtaataaataaactataaaagagaacctcacaagataataaataaataattataagataaagaaaagtagagaaataagaacaagaattataaacaaatatttaatcatttaatatttctttttctctttttttttttgtcattttttatgGAAGCTCGAAGAAAGACaaataaaataatgagaatagtaagaataagaaaaaaataaagaactttgaaggaaaaataaacaaaataataagaagaagaaaaaaaagaaaaaaaagaatgattGAAATTCCAACACACTAAACTCACTTGTTGTTTGAGATGTGGATCATTGAAATCAAAGCCCTACCATATACCCCCAACTAAATTAGAGTTTTTTGTGTGTTGGATTCTTATCATTGTAgggagaaagatgaagatttaggggttgctaga
It includes:
- the LOC103485896 gene encoding uncharacterized protein LOC103485896 → MSSVGTFQLLLPPFPSSSSSSFTNKTLSLRPLPFPTSPRQRHAHHLNHSLQHLHPISKSGRNFGSFRCLSGLSPELKTTIDKVITSEKVVLFMKGSKDFPQCGFSHTVVQILKSLNVHFETINILENELLRQGLKEYSNWPTFPQLYIDGEFFGGCDITVEAYKSGELQEVLEKAMCS